The following are encoded together in the Panicum virgatum strain AP13 chromosome 6K, P.virgatum_v5, whole genome shotgun sequence genome:
- the LOC120713538 gene encoding uncharacterized protein LOC120713538: MRRPPPRRRAQPSPVPRESGEGRREGRAVGQHGAARSPRLGAAAPPPLNTVGYPPSRLRLHARTSPRRRQAAPPPPRQGARSAQGPCSSAAARPRAGSSSSMNALCWAGLEATTTWRRPDMLDGAEEVGCAEAMAEGAECHDHLRLRPRGSASQRGQPRHDPDPPPPPPS, encoded by the coding sequence atgcgccggccgccgccgcggcgccgcgcgcaGCCCTCGCCCGTGCCTAGAGAGAGCGGCGAGGgacggagggaggggagggccgTAGGGCAGCACGGCGCCGCGCGCAGCCCTCGccttggcgccgccgcgcctccgcctctgaATACGGTCGGCTACCCCCCGTCGCGGCTCCGCCTCCACGCCCGCACCTCGCCTCGACGCCGCCaggccgcgcctccgcctccacgccaGGGAGCTCGATCCGCACagggcccctgctcctccgccgccgcaaggCCCCGCGCTGGATCGAGCTCGAGCATGAACGCGCTCTGTTGGGCCGGATtggaggcgacgacgacgtggaggaGGCCGGATATGCTggacggcgcggaggaggtcggATGTGCAGAGGCCATGGCCGAGGGCGCGGAGTGCCACGaccacctccgcctccggccTCGCGGCTCCGCATCCCAGCGCGGGCAGCCCCGCCACGACCCCGaccctccgcctccacctccgagctga
- the LOC120639261 gene encoding BTB/POZ and MATH domain-containing protein 1-like, whose protein sequence is MDKAGEPSLNLARRIGVHVFHAGNRKLGWPQFLRQADLAKVYLNDEGHITFVCTVMVLRRNPIPAPCSDIREHLGSLLNRGDGSDVSFVVAGETFRAHRAVLAARSPVFRVELHGSMAEAATPSITQQDITPATFRAMLRFMYTDAFPGDDELGESPSETVQHLLAAADRYALERLKLMCAQKLWENVSAETVVDALACADMYSCPELKDGCIGFLVEEKIFRKVVLTEGFLNLWQKFPSTIAEVRERIVGHDDDD, encoded by the coding sequence ATGGACAAGGCCGGCGAGCCGTCGCTGAACCTTGCGAGGAGGATCGGGGTTCACGTGTTCCACGCGGGGAACAGGAAGCTCGGGTGGCCTCAGTTCCTGAGGCAAGCCGACCTGGCCAAAGTTTACCTGAATGACGAGGGGCACATCACGTTCGTGTGCACGGTCATGGTGCTACGCCGAAACCCTATCCCGGCGCCGTGCTCCGACATCAGAGAGCATCTAGGCAGCTTGCTGAATCGCGGAGACGGGTCCGACGTGTCgttcgtcgtcgccggcgagacGTTCCGTGCTCACCGGGCGGTGCTCGCCGCCCGGTCGCCGGTTTTCAGAGTGGAGCTCCACGGTTCCATGGCCGAGGCCGCGACGCCGTCGATCACCCAGCAGGACATCACCCCCGCGACATTCAGAGCCATGCTTCGGTTCATGTACACGGATGCCTTTCCCGGAGACGACGAGCTTGGGGAGTCTCCCTCTGAGACGGTGCAGCATCTGCTGGCCGCAGCTGACCGGTACGCACTGGAGCGACTGAAGCTCATGTGTGCGCAGAAGCTCTGGGAAAACGTGTCGGCTGAGACCGTCGTCGATGCTTTAGCTTGTGCTGACATGTACAGCTGCCCAGAGTTGAAGGACGGGTGCATTGGTTTTCTTGTGGAGGAGAAAATCTTCAGGAAGGTCGTCTTAACCGAGGGTTTTCTGAACTTATGGCAGAAGTTCCCATCTACTATAGCTGAAGTGCGAGAGCGGATTGTGGGACACGATGATGACGATTGA